A DNA window from Synchiropus splendidus isolate RoL2022-P1 chromosome 2, RoL_Sspl_1.0, whole genome shotgun sequence contains the following coding sequences:
- the cxxc4 gene encoding CXXC-type zinc finger protein 4 — translation MSNINSALCIENGQNADVSLLQKDNLQDGGLSQLLDYNAEMERYRSFANFYKANGAFPQTAKIARITTPIFPSARIGMAPWNCDNAMLWGRKSAAINPNRTSMHRNDSQRPGKPGVPPETLQMANNNFLSTLSPEHCRPLAGECMNKLKCGAAEAEIMNLPERVGTFSAIPALGGISLPPGVIVMTALHSPAASAAVTDSAFQIANLADCPQNNSSASSGNPAKKKRKRCGVCAPCRRLINCGVCSSCRNRKTGHQICKFRKCEELKKKPGSSLERTPVNNGEAFRWFF, via the exons ATGTCTAATATAAACAGTGCGCTCTGCATTGAAAATGGACAGAACGCAGATGTGTCTCTCttacaaaaggataatcttcaGGACGGTGGATTAAGCCAGCTGTTGGATTATAACGCGGAAATGGAAAGGTACAGGTCTTTTGCTAACTTTTATAAAGCCAACGGGGCATTTCCGCAGACTGCCAAGATTGCCCGCATCACGACGCCCATTTTTCCCAGCGCGAGGATTGGCATGGCCCCTTGGAACTGCGATAACGCCATGCTCTGGGGGAGGAAATCAGCGGCAATAAACCCTAATAGGACCAGCATGCATAGAAATGACTCCCAGAGGCCGGGGAAGCCTGGCGTGCCGCCAGAGACGCTGCAAATGGCAAATAATAATTTCCTCTCTACCTTATCCCCCGAACACTGCAGACCTTTAGCAGGAGAATGCATGAACAAGCTGAAATGCGGCGCTGCTGAAGCAGAGATAATGAATCTCCCAGAACGCGTTGGAACTTTTTCCGCTATTCCGGCTTTAGGGGGCATCTCATTACCTCCCGGGGTCATCGTCATGACAGCCCTTCACTCCCCCGCAGCCTCAGCAGCCGTTACAGACAGTGCGTTTCAAATTGCCAATCTGGCAGACTGCCCACAGAATAATTCCTCCGCATCCAGTGGAAACCCggcaaagaagaaaaggaaaaggtgTGGGGTCTGTGCGCCCTGCAGGCGGTTAATCAACTGTGGTGTTTGCAGCAGTTGTCGGAACCGCAAAACGGGCCACCAGATCTGCAAATTCAGGAAATgcgaggagctgaagaagaagcctGGCTCCTCACTGGAG AGGACGCCGGTCAACAACGGAGAAGCTTTCAGGTGGTTCTTTTAG